Proteins co-encoded in one Leptospira yasudae genomic window:
- the epsC gene encoding serine O-acetyltransferase EpsC: protein MSEKEFSPTHFGISPEEGRYKKFIESIFQKQNEDPHRYGGRKVAGNFISELFNIIFAGYFSDVTFRDIAHVEDSLSEFFLHTKDKLYPYLSSHERSFSEHLTIDGVLERFRDELPSLYELIWQDAIAAFEGDPAAESVKEVILAYSGFYAIAVHRVAHVLHKLAVPIFPRMLSEYAHEKTGIDIHPGASIGRSFFMDHGTGIVIGGTSVIADNVKIYQGVTLGALSVSKDMATLKRHPTIEENVIIYAGATILGGETVIGRNSIIGGNAWLTHSVPPYSIVNQRNEVRVRTSKELDDVIDFTI, encoded by the coding sequence ATGAGCGAAAAAGAGTTCAGCCCCACGCATTTCGGCATTTCCCCGGAAGAGGGAAGATATAAAAAATTCATCGAATCGATCTTTCAAAAACAGAACGAAGATCCGCATCGTTACGGCGGGCGCAAGGTCGCCGGAAATTTCATCAGCGAGCTGTTCAACATTATCTTTGCGGGTTACTTTTCGGACGTTACGTTTCGCGATATCGCCCACGTGGAGGACAGTCTTTCCGAATTCTTCCTGCACACCAAAGACAAACTCTATCCGTATCTTTCGAGTCACGAACGTTCCTTTTCAGAACATCTTACCATCGACGGAGTTTTGGAACGGTTTCGGGACGAACTTCCTTCTTTATATGAACTGATTTGGCAGGATGCGATCGCCGCTTTCGAAGGAGATCCGGCCGCGGAAAGCGTTAAGGAAGTGATTCTCGCGTATTCGGGTTTTTACGCGATCGCGGTTCATCGGGTGGCGCACGTTCTTCATAAACTTGCCGTTCCCATTTTCCCGAGAATGTTAAGCGAATACGCGCACGAAAAAACGGGGATCGACATTCATCCAGGGGCTTCCATCGGAAGATCCTTTTTTATGGATCATGGAACGGGTATCGTAATCGGAGGGACTTCCGTCATCGCGGATAACGTGAAAATCTATCAAGGAGTTACGCTCGGCGCCCTTTCCGTCAGTAAGGACATGGCTACGTTAAAGCGACATCCCACGATCGAGGAGAATGTGATCATCTATGCTGGCGCGACGATTCTAGGAGGAGAAACGGTGATCGGAAGGAACAGCATCATTGGAGGAAACGCCTGGTTGACCCATAGCGTTCCTCCGTATTCGATCGTGAATCAAAGAAACGAGGTTCGGGTAAGAACCTCGAAAGAACTCGACGACGTAATCGATTTTACGATTTAA
- a CDS encoding PAS domain-containing sensor histidine kinase, translating to MIHILQTILEQAHAGYWEKNFVDGASYLSPAWKGMLGYREDELEDSIRTWQSHIVPEDLDPIRNEFEDYLKTDVSQPYEADIRFLHKNGSIVWFKCTCKVVEVDLKGKPILMIGTYFDVTKSKKIETELQLTVDRLALATRTARVGIWDFDLIDGKVEWDDTMFDLYGIRPENYHGAVADWERSLHPDDKERCMLEFKQAVSGEKDFDTQFRVVWPDGSVHHIKAIAIVQRLASGKPFRMLGTNWDITKHKNAEIALKESYELNKVFIEKAPSAIAMFDTNMRYMAASQQWLTDYHLGGIEIIGRSHYEIFPEIGDDWKRIHQECLQGKVMRKDEESFTRLDGSIQWIIWEVRPWYVSQNVVGGILMYTADITALKRKEFERSKLEEILTRTNEAAQIGSWELDLETNTRIWSKVTKAIFEVPEDYVPGNEGARFYKNEKERKRAADKLEESIRTGKPFDLEIEIVTAKGNLVWTRSVGKPEYLNGKCIRVSGTFQNIHDQKQRELALQRTLDIMNDQNERLLNFAHIVSHNLRSHAGNITMLLTILEESESEEERQEVVRYITKASDSLMDTILNLNEVVSIQTNKNLQNTEIVLREYIDKATRTISGEIQKYQVQIKNLVSDSIRVRCNPSYMESILLNFLTNAVKYRHPDRIPEIILSAVYEKNRLVLSIADNGLGIDMNKNGDKLFGMYKTFHNNRDAKGIGLFITKNQVEAMGGRIEVESKVNIGTTFRIVLL from the coding sequence ATGATTCATATTCTTCAAACGATTCTCGAACAAGCGCACGCAGGTTATTGGGAGAAAAACTTTGTCGATGGCGCCAGTTACCTAAGCCCTGCTTGGAAAGGAATGCTCGGTTATCGGGAGGATGAATTGGAAGATTCGATCCGCACTTGGCAATCGCATATCGTTCCCGAAGATCTGGACCCGATCCGAAACGAGTTTGAGGATTATTTAAAGACGGATGTAAGTCAGCCTTACGAGGCGGACATCCGTTTTCTTCATAAGAACGGAAGCATCGTTTGGTTTAAATGCACTTGTAAGGTAGTCGAAGTGGATTTGAAGGGAAAACCGATCTTGATGATCGGCACCTATTTCGACGTTACGAAATCCAAAAAGATCGAAACCGAACTGCAGCTTACCGTGGACCGGCTCGCACTGGCTACGCGTACGGCGAGAGTCGGCATTTGGGATTTTGATCTGATCGATGGGAAGGTTGAATGGGACGATACGATGTTCGACCTCTATGGAATCAGGCCGGAGAATTATCACGGAGCCGTGGCGGATTGGGAAAGAAGTCTGCATCCCGATGACAAAGAACGATGTATGCTCGAGTTCAAACAGGCCGTATCGGGTGAAAAGGATTTCGATACTCAGTTTCGAGTCGTTTGGCCGGACGGTTCCGTACATCATATCAAAGCCATCGCGATCGTTCAACGTCTCGCTTCCGGAAAACCGTTTCGAATGCTCGGAACGAATTGGGACATCACCAAACACAAGAACGCGGAAATCGCATTAAAAGAAAGTTATGAACTCAACAAGGTCTTTATCGAAAAGGCGCCTTCCGCGATCGCGATGTTCGATACGAACATGCGTTATATGGCGGCTTCCCAGCAATGGCTGACCGATTATCATCTCGGAGGAATCGAAATCATCGGTCGTTCCCACTACGAGATCTTTCCTGAAATCGGTGATGATTGGAAACGGATTCATCAGGAATGTCTACAGGGCAAGGTGATGCGGAAGGACGAGGAATCCTTTACCCGTTTGGACGGATCGATCCAGTGGATCATCTGGGAAGTAAGACCCTGGTACGTCTCGCAGAACGTCGTCGGCGGCATTCTCATGTATACCGCCGATATCACAGCTCTCAAAAGAAAGGAATTCGAAAGAAGCAAACTGGAAGAGATTCTTACCCGAACCAACGAGGCGGCTCAGATCGGTTCTTGGGAATTGGATCTGGAAACAAACACACGGATTTGGAGTAAGGTCACTAAGGCCATCTTCGAAGTTCCGGAGGATTACGTTCCCGGAAACGAGGGTGCGCGTTTTTATAAAAACGAGAAGGAGCGCAAACGAGCGGCCGACAAACTGGAGGAATCCATTCGAACCGGAAAGCCCTTCGATCTCGAAATCGAAATCGTAACGGCAAAGGGAAATCTTGTTTGGACCCGTTCCGTAGGAAAACCGGAATATTTGAACGGTAAGTGCATCCGCGTTTCCGGAACGTTTCAAAACATCCACGATCAAAAGCAGAGGGAACTCGCGTTGCAGAGAACCCTCGACATCATGAACGATCAGAACGAAAGATTATTAAATTTCGCTCATATTGTTTCGCACAATCTCCGTTCGCACGCGGGAAATATCACCATGCTTTTAACGATTCTGGAGGAATCGGAAAGCGAAGAGGAACGGCAGGAAGTCGTTCGATACATCACGAAAGCCTCGGACAGTTTGATGGATACGATTCTGAATTTGAACGAGGTCGTATCGATTCAAACGAATAAGAATCTTCAAAACACGGAAATCGTTTTGCGGGAATACATCGATAAAGCAACTCGGACGATCAGCGGAGAAATCCAAAAGTATCAGGTTCAGATCAAAAATCTGGTTTCGGATTCGATTCGAGTACGATGCAACCCATCTTATATGGAAAGTATCCTTTTGAATTTCTTAACCAACGCGGTGAAATACAGACATCCCGACCGTATTCCGGAAATCATTCTCAGCGCAGTGTATGAAAAGAATCGTCTCGTATTGAGCATCGCCGACAACGGACTCGGGATCGACATGAATAAAAACGGGGATAAACTTTTCGGAATGTACAAAACCTTTCACAACAACCGAGACGCGAAAGGCATCGGTTTGTTCATTACCAAAAATCAAGTGGAGGCGATGGGGGGACGGATCGAGGTGGAAAGCAAGGTCAACATCGGCACCACGTTTCGAATCGTTCTTCTCTAA
- a CDS encoding NADPH-dependent FMN reductase, whose amino-acid sequence MKILSISGSLRSQATSSSLLRAIAKVAPADMEFITYTELDDLPFFSPERDGENSPEVVLRYREALKNSDGVLICTPEYAHGIPGVLKNSLDWVVGSGEYVNKPVMALSSSPSYSGGEKAHASLLTTLKVMNTHIVEKASFPIPLARRKVNENDELIGEDTIETFRIALQEFANSIVESKSSVTDNV is encoded by the coding sequence ATGAAAATACTTTCAATTTCGGGAAGTCTTCGTTCCCAGGCAACCAGTTCCTCTCTTCTTCGCGCAATCGCCAAAGTCGCCCCTGCGGATATGGAGTTTATCACCTATACGGAGTTAGATGATCTTCCGTTTTTTTCCCCGGAGCGGGATGGGGAGAATTCTCCCGAGGTCGTACTGCGTTATCGGGAAGCTCTGAAAAACTCGGACGGAGTTTTGATCTGCACTCCGGAATACGCGCACGGAATCCCGGGCGTTTTGAAAAACTCTCTGGATTGGGTCGTCGGTTCGGGAGAATACGTGAATAAACCCGTGATGGCTCTCAGTTCCTCTCCTTCGTATTCGGGCGGTGAGAAAGCCCATGCGTCTCTTCTCACGACGCTCAAAGTGATGAACACGCATATCGTCGAAAAGGCTTCGTTTCCGATTCCTTTGGCGCGCCGAAAGGTAAATGAAAACGACGAACTGATCGGAGAAGATACGATCGAAACGTTTCGAATCGCGCTTCAGGAATTTGCAAACTCCATCGTAGAATCGAAGTCATCGGTGACGGATAACGTGTGA
- a CDS encoding family 2A encapsulin nanocompartment shell protein, with protein sequence MADTTVQHSLGDNAARKLANTTKTAPQYGAITPRWLVRLLDWKPLESGTLRVNRVKDNTSVDVLCGQKDEQPLPETFVNYEEQPREYTLSAISTVLDVHTRVSDLFSTPHDQIKEQLRLTIESVKERQENELINNADYGLLIHAPKSQRISTRKGPPTPDDLDELITKVWKEPSFFLAHPLAIAAFGRECTRRGVPPATVSLFGAQFLTWRGLPIVPCDKLLVDGESKPKTTSGKTNILLLRVGEKKQGIIGLFQPGLPGEQTPGLSVRFMGINRSAIGSYLISLYCSAAILTDDAIGVLENVDVGNYHEYK encoded by the coding sequence ATGGCTGATACGACCGTACAACATTCCTTAGGCGACAACGCCGCGCGCAAATTAGCGAACACCACCAAAACGGCACCCCAGTACGGAGCGATAACGCCTCGCTGGCTCGTTCGTCTTTTGGATTGGAAACCTCTCGAATCCGGAACTCTCCGCGTAAACCGAGTGAAAGACAATACGAGCGTGGACGTTCTTTGCGGACAAAAGGACGAACAACCTCTTCCGGAAACCTTCGTAAACTACGAAGAGCAGCCGAGAGAATACACGTTAAGCGCCATCTCAACGGTGTTGGACGTTCACACGAGGGTTTCGGATCTTTTCAGCACGCCTCACGATCAGATCAAGGAGCAGCTTCGCTTAACGATCGAAAGCGTAAAGGAACGCCAGGAAAACGAACTCATCAACAACGCGGATTACGGTTTGCTAATACACGCGCCTAAATCGCAAAGAATTTCCACGCGCAAAGGACCTCCTACTCCGGACGATTTGGACGAACTCATCACGAAAGTCTGGAAAGAACCTTCTTTCTTTCTCGCGCATCCGCTTGCCATCGCGGCGTTCGGAAGAGAATGTACACGCAGAGGGGTTCCGCCCGCTACCGTTTCTCTTTTCGGCGCGCAGTTTCTCACTTGGAGAGGACTTCCGATCGTTCCTTGCGACAAACTTCTCGTAGACGGAGAAAGCAAACCGAAAACCACTTCCGGTAAAACCAATATTCTTCTTTTAAGAGTGGGAGAAAAGAAACAAGGAATCATCGGACTCTTTCAACCGGGTCTTCCCGGTGAACAAACTCCGGGACTTTCCGTTCGCTTTATGGGAATCAATCGTTCCGCAATCGGTTCGTATCTGATTTCTTTGTATTGCTCCGCTGCGATTCTTACCGACGATGCGATCGGAGTTCTTGAGAACGTGGACGTAGGCAACTACCATGAGTACAAGTGA
- a CDS encoding 7TM diverse intracellular signaling domain-containing protein, whose product MGFRIRASLFFSILLLSLPLSSQSLLLDSGFQKSNLIGYVERYEDDHASLKPADLSNKELVFQKVSKVNLGYSDSAHWFRFNVKNAEKNSKLVLYELAYPLIDSIEVFVKNLDTGEVQTLSSGDKLPFGTREIRHQNFIFPVRLAPQTEYRFLVRILTESSVQFPMTLWSANEFSNHIVDEQKTFGLYYGIMIAMMAYNFFLFIGTRDRSYLFYVLFLTGYVLFQACLNGLAFQYLWPDSIWWANSSLPFFMFFGGGWGALFSREFLRMKSYHPLLDRILLSYFFLGMISSVLTLGLNFSIGIKLAIAYVFLMVVLLISSGLVSIFKGYRAARFYLSAWIFLLLGIVTYILKTLTLFPSNFVTEYSIQFGSSFEVLLLSLALADRINILKKEKEEAQKKLIENQKEALKKQTVMTQSFERFVPKQFLNHLGKDDISDIRLGDQARKEMTIFFSDIRHFTKLSEKMDPKDNFNFLNSYLKRMNPLVIQNGGFVDKFIGDAIMALFPESGEDALRAAIEMQSEVRLYNHHRLKTGYEPIKIGIGIHTGHLMLGTIGTEERMEGTVISDTVNLASRIEGLTKKFDSSILISEKTLQTIPDPTRYKMRLIGRAKVKGKEDEIVIFDVYEGLSQFQIDLRNDTKYEFEKGVTNFLLKQFDRAEDSFASVLKIDPTDYAAEIYLKALRKTSTLRKT is encoded by the coding sequence ATGGGATTTAGAATCCGAGCGTCTTTATTTTTTTCGATTCTCCTTCTTTCTTTGCCTCTGTCCTCTCAGAGCCTGCTCCTCGATTCCGGGTTTCAAAAATCCAATCTCATCGGTTATGTGGAACGATACGAGGACGATCACGCCTCTCTCAAGCCCGCGGATCTAAGCAACAAAGAACTTGTCTTTCAAAAAGTCAGCAAGGTAAATCTAGGGTATTCGGATTCGGCGCATTGGTTTCGGTTTAACGTAAAGAACGCCGAGAAGAATTCCAAACTCGTTCTCTACGAACTCGCATATCCGCTGATCGATTCGATCGAGGTGTTCGTTAAAAATCTGGATACGGGAGAAGTGCAAACCCTCTCCTCGGGAGATAAACTTCCGTTTGGAACGAGAGAGATCCGGCATCAGAATTTCATCTTTCCCGTTCGTTTGGCTCCGCAAACGGAATACCGTTTTTTGGTGAGAATTCTCACGGAAAGTTCCGTGCAGTTTCCGATGACTCTGTGGTCCGCAAACGAGTTTTCCAATCATATCGTGGATGAACAGAAAACGTTCGGATTATATTACGGAATCATGATCGCCATGATGGCGTATAATTTTTTTCTCTTTATCGGAACCAGGGACAGATCCTATCTCTTTTACGTATTATTCTTAACCGGTTACGTTTTGTTTCAGGCTTGTTTAAACGGACTTGCCTTCCAATATCTCTGGCCGGATTCGATCTGGTGGGCCAATTCTTCACTTCCGTTTTTTATGTTCTTCGGAGGAGGCTGGGGCGCGCTATTTTCAAGAGAATTCCTACGGATGAAATCCTATCATCCGCTTTTGGATCGGATTCTTCTCTCGTATTTCTTTTTGGGAATGATTTCTTCCGTTCTAACTCTCGGACTCAACTTTTCGATCGGAATCAAATTAGCGATCGCTTATGTGTTTTTGATGGTGGTTCTTTTGATCTCCTCGGGTCTCGTTTCCATCTTCAAAGGATATCGCGCCGCCCGATTTTATCTTTCCGCGTGGATCTTCCTCTTATTGGGAATCGTAACCTACATTCTGAAAACGCTTACGTTGTTTCCCTCCAACTTCGTAACGGAATATTCGATTCAATTCGGCTCTTCCTTTGAAGTCCTATTGTTGTCTCTGGCGCTCGCGGACCGAATCAATATCTTAAAAAAGGAAAAGGAGGAAGCTCAAAAGAAGCTGATCGAAAACCAAAAAGAAGCGTTGAAAAAACAAACGGTGATGACGCAGTCCTTCGAACGATTCGTACCGAAACAATTCTTAAATCATCTGGGGAAGGACGACATCAGCGACATTCGATTGGGAGATCAGGCGAGAAAAGAAATGACGATCTTCTTTTCCGATATAAGACATTTCACCAAACTTTCGGAAAAGATGGACCCGAAAGACAATTTCAATTTTTTGAATTCTTATTTGAAACGGATGAATCCTCTCGTCATTCAGAACGGAGGTTTTGTGGATAAGTTCATCGGAGACGCGATCATGGCGCTCTTTCCCGAATCGGGAGAAGACGCTCTACGCGCCGCGATCGAGATGCAATCCGAAGTCCGATTGTACAATCATCATCGACTCAAGACCGGATACGAACCGATCAAGATCGGAATCGGAATTCATACGGGTCACCTGATGCTCGGAACGATCGGAACCGAAGAAAGAATGGAAGGCACCGTGATCTCGGATACGGTCAATCTCGCATCTAGAATCGAAGGTCTTACGAAAAAATTCGATTCTTCCATTCTCATCAGTGAAAAGACTTTGCAGACGATCCCCGATCCGACCCGCTACAAGATGCGTTTGATCGGAAGAGCCAAAGTAAAAGGAAAAGAGGACGAGATCGTGATCTTCGACGTTTACGAAGGACTTTCCCAATTTCAGATCGATCTAAGAAACGATACGAAATACGAATTCGAAAAGGGAGTCACGAATTTTCTGTTAAAACAATTCGACCGCGCGGAAGACTCCTTCGCCTCCGTTCTCAAAATCGATCCCACAGATTACGCCGCAGAGATTTATCTCAAAGCGTTGCGAAAGACATCCACGCTTCGAAAGACCTAA
- a CDS encoding family 2A encapsulin nanocompartment cargo protein cysteine desulfurase has product MSTSDFFPKFPNDSSFGESEELRGLIDPNQIVSMATELFGSLPRSGGVDELILSDLSPSESKPPVQTSAPVRTGQTFTNSYGLSLSESDLNRIPDEFLAGTGLPSFPGELNPKGILPAAPSLSSASSLPNSFSFLDDVRSFLPQTEVSNLRIEDAYSFSPSLIPNVDISSGKFDISSLKKDFPILKEKINGRDLVWLDNAATTHKPQSVIDRISKFYETENSNIHRGAHTLAARATDAYEAAREKTARFLNASSSNEIVFVRGATEAINLVAQTWGRQNIGKDDEILITWLEHHANIVPWQMLCSEKGAKLKVVPVDETGQIILNEYERLLTPRTKLVSITQVSNALGTVTPVIPMVERAHRLGAKVLVDGAQAVSHIPIDVQTLDCDFYVFSGHKVFAPTGIGVLFGKSNILESIPPWQGGGNMIEDVRFEKTVYQPAPFRFEAGTGNIADAVGLGAAIDYLNQIGMQNVADYEHSLLEYGTSQLQRVPGLRLIGTAKEKAGVLSFVMDGFKTEDVGKYLNLEGIAVRSGHHCAQPILRRFGLESTVRPSLALYNTCEDIDALVAALLNLKGGRTSGPL; this is encoded by the coding sequence ATGAGTACAAGTGATTTCTTCCCGAAATTCCCGAACGACTCGAGCTTTGGCGAATCGGAAGAATTACGCGGACTGATCGATCCCAATCAGATCGTTTCGATGGCGACGGAACTGTTCGGTTCCCTTCCTCGAAGCGGCGGAGTGGATGAATTGATTCTTTCGGATCTTTCTCCTTCCGAATCGAAACCGCCCGTACAAACGAGCGCTCCCGTTCGCACCGGTCAAACATTCACGAATTCTTATGGACTGAGTTTAAGCGAATCCGATCTGAATCGAATTCCCGATGAATTCTTGGCCGGAACCGGACTTCCCTCCTTTCCCGGAGAATTGAATCCGAAAGGAATTCTCCCCGCTGCACCTTCGCTTTCCTCCGCGTCTTCTCTTCCGAATTCGTTTTCGTTTTTGGACGACGTGCGTTCTTTTCTTCCGCAAACGGAAGTGTCGAATCTTCGGATCGAAGACGCGTATAGTTTTTCTCCGAGTCTGATTCCGAACGTGGATATCTCTTCGGGAAAATTCGATATCTCCTCTTTGAAAAAGGATTTTCCGATTCTGAAGGAAAAGATCAACGGAAGAGATCTCGTTTGGCTCGACAACGCGGCGACCACGCACAAACCGCAAAGCGTCATCGATAGAATTTCTAAATTTTACGAAACAGAAAATTCTAATATTCATCGAGGCGCTCATACGCTGGCGGCGAGAGCCACCGATGCGTATGAAGCCGCGCGCGAAAAGACCGCTCGTTTTTTGAACGCTTCCTCCAGCAACGAAATCGTGTTCGTTCGAGGAGCCACCGAAGCGATCAACTTGGTCGCCCAAACCTGGGGAAGACAAAACATCGGTAAGGACGACGAAATTCTCATCACCTGGCTGGAACACCACGCCAATATCGTTCCCTGGCAGATGCTTTGTTCCGAAAAAGGCGCAAAGTTGAAGGTCGTTCCCGTCGATGAAACCGGACAAATCATTTTGAACGAATACGAACGACTTCTCACCCCGAGAACCAAGCTCGTTTCGATCACGCAAGTGTCCAACGCGTTAGGCACCGTTACACCCGTGATTCCGATGGTGGAACGGGCGCATCGTCTCGGAGCCAAGGTTCTTGTGGACGGAGCGCAAGCGGTGTCCCATATTCCGATCGACGTACAGACGTTAGACTGCGACTTCTACGTTTTTTCGGGTCACAAGGTGTTCGCGCCGACCGGCATCGGTGTTTTATTCGGAAAATCGAATATTCTCGAATCGATTCCTCCTTGGCAAGGAGGAGGAAACATGATCGAAGATGTACGTTTTGAAAAGACCGTGTATCAACCGGCTCCGTTTCGATTCGAAGCGGGAACCGGAAACATCGCGGACGCGGTCGGTCTCGGAGCGGCCATCGATTATCTGAATCAAATCGGAATGCAGAACGTCGCGGATTACGAACATTCCCTTTTGGAGTATGGAACTTCTCAGCTGCAACGAGTGCCCGGTTTGCGTTTGATCGGAACCGCAAAAGAAAAGGCGGGAGTTTTATCCTTCGTGATGGACGGTTTTAAAACCGAGGACGTGGGTAAGTATTTGAACTTGGAAGGAATCGCGGTTCGATCCGGTCACCACTGCGCCCAGCCGATCCTGCGCCGTTTCGGATTGGAAAGTACGGTAAGACCTTCCCTGGCTCTTTACAACACCTGCGAAGACATAGACGCGTTAGTCGCCGCTTTGCTGAATCTGAAAGGAGGAAGAACCTCGGGACCGCTTTAA
- a CDS encoding winged helix-turn-helix transcriptional regulator, protein MKRKNLEEDDCPIARSLSSIGEWWSLLILRDAFLGKRRFGEFEKSLGLAKNILSARLQKLVAEGILEIVPASDGSAYQEYSLTTKGRDLFPILVSLRQWGEKYLFDKKELGQVLVDERNQKPIQKIEIRSQDGRSLASKDVRLLFLDQSAVKRSTSPVKRAVSSAKKSKR, encoded by the coding sequence GTGAAACGCAAAAATCTTGAGGAAGACGATTGCCCGATCGCAAGGTCCCTTTCTTCGATCGGAGAATGGTGGTCTCTTCTCATTCTTCGCGATGCGTTTTTAGGCAAACGAAGATTCGGCGAGTTCGAAAAAAGTCTGGGACTCGCCAAGAATATTCTCAGCGCGCGTTTGCAAAAGCTCGTCGCCGAAGGAATTCTGGAGATCGTTCCCGCTTCGGACGGCAGCGCCTATCAGGAATATTCTCTTACTACGAAAGGAAGGGATTTGTTTCCGATTCTCGTTTCCCTCAGACAATGGGGGGAAAAATATCTCTTCGATAAAAAGGAACTGGGTCAGGTTCTCGTGGACGAACGGAATCAGAAACCGATTCAAAAGATAGAGATCAGATCCCAAGACGGCCGATCTCTCGCCTCGAAGGACGTAAGGCTTCTTTTTTTGGATCAATCCGCCGTCAAACGTTCGACTTCACCCGTAAAACGCGCGGTCTCATCCGCCAAAAAATCGAAACGATGA
- a CDS encoding alpha/beta hydrolase, with translation MIHFEHNPALKTSKSTSAKNPPILFAHGAWHGAWCWKENFIPYFQKAGYDVYSLDMRGHGKSSNRGGSFRWHSIRNYVQDVQEVLNQLPQPPILIGHSMGGLVVQKILENTHVPKAVLLASVPTHGVFKITLEILLKHPIKFLKVLLTMSLLPVVENPKIGRKLFFSKSISDEKALHYASQMQDESFLAFLDMLVLTLPKPKKVKTPLLVLGGEKDRFFAPWEVKRTANAYQAESEIFPGMGHNMMLDEGWEKVARRIDSYLSDSDDTSAREVQGNRQNGSNEISKKNAATASSKKKTGAKKKTLPKKKKTK, from the coding sequence ATGATCCATTTTGAACACAACCCCGCTTTAAAAACTTCCAAATCGACTTCAGCCAAAAATCCCCCCATTCTGTTCGCGCACGGGGCTTGGCACGGGGCTTGGTGTTGGAAAGAGAATTTTATCCCCTATTTTCAAAAAGCGGGATACGACGTTTATTCTTTGGATATGAGAGGTCATGGAAAAAGTTCGAACCGAGGCGGATCTTTTCGCTGGCATTCGATCCGAAACTACGTTCAGGACGTCCAAGAGGTTCTAAATCAACTTCCTCAACCTCCGATCTTGATCGGTCATTCGATGGGCGGTTTGGTCGTTCAAAAAATATTAGAAAATACGCATGTACCGAAGGCTGTTCTGCTTGCGAGCGTTCCCACGCACGGTGTCTTTAAGATCACGCTCGAAATTTTACTCAAACATCCGATCAAATTCCTGAAGGTTTTGTTGACAATGTCCCTTCTCCCCGTCGTCGAAAATCCGAAGATCGGAAGAAAACTATTTTTCTCCAAATCGATCAGCGATGAAAAAGCGCTTCACTACGCTTCTCAGATGCAGGACGAATCCTTCCTTGCGTTTTTGGATATGCTGGTTCTTACTCTTCCGAAACCGAAAAAGGTAAAAACCCCTCTCCTCGTTCTCGGAGGAGAAAAGGACAGGTTCTTCGCACCGTGGGAAGTGAAACGAACGGCTAACGCGTATCAGGCGGAAAGTGAAATCTTTCCGGGAATGGGCCACAACATGATGCTCGACGAGGGTTGGGAAAAAGTCGCACGGAGAATCGACTCCTATCTTTCGGATTCAGACGATACGTCCGCGCGCGAGGTTCAAGGCAATCGACAAAACGGTTCGAACGAAATATCGAAAAAGAACGCCGCAACCGCCTCTTCCAAAAAAAAGACCGGAGCGAAAAAAAAGACGCTTCCCAAAAAGAAGAAAACGAAATGA